The Primulina huaijiensis isolate GDHJ02 chromosome 10, ASM1229523v2, whole genome shotgun sequence region AGATTGGGCCTCTACCGTTGACCGGAGATGAGAATGCTGATGTTGCTGAAAGCTTGGGTCGATATCATGGAGCAGTGTTTTCGAGTGCTGCACAATGACGAAGATGAGAAGATGGAGGTAGCCGATTTCATGATCCAAGGAAAAGTTCGGAAATGGTGGAAACCTGTTTCTGCCATTCTAGTTCAGCAGCATAGGCGGATTCGTTGGGAACATTTCCGTCAGGCcttcatcaatcatcactttTTTCCAGCTCTTCGTCAGGAAAAGGAGATGGAACTGTTAACCATTAAGCAAGGAGATTGGAGTATTGAGGATTACCAAAAGCGTTTTAAAAATCTGTTGTCGTACGCTCCTCACATCAGTGAGAATTCTgcatcaaaaaaaaatattctcactttttgaatggtttgaaccatgagATTTTGATCGGGTTTCTGCCTGTGACTATCCGACTTCGTACGAAGTATTAGTGAATCGTTGTCGTCAAGCCGAGATCAGTATTGCTAAGAGGAAGGCTATGCAAGCTAGCAAAAGCTCTAGTTCGTTGGGACAGAGGGGTTAGTCTTTCAAGAAATCTGTATCTTCTTCTACTTCCGGTTCTGGAGGGGTGCACAGCTTTGGTAGGAAAAAACTGCAATGTGGCCACTGCAGAGGCAATCACCAGACGAAGAATTGTCGAATAGTAACATGTGCTTGTTTCAATTGTGGTGGTTTTGGTCACATGAAAAGAGATTGCCCTAATTTGAAGAATCAGAGTGAAGACAGAGATTCTATGGCAGGATCTTACAGTGGAAACAGTCTGAGGCCACTGTGCAACAGAAAGATTTTCCTGCTCAAGATTCTCGTCGTGGTGGAGTATCACAAGGATCTCAGCAACACCCACGAGTTCAGGGGCAAAGGAGCAAACGAGagagtcattgcaggtaatttctttttatgtggtattcctgcatatgtattaacTGACACTGGGGCATCGCATTCATTCATAGCAtcaatgtttgttaagaagcataaactaccctacgtgtcattagatgttttgatgtcggtgtctacaccgatgggacaagaggtttagctaagcgacttgtagtagagtgtttgttagagtttgagagaaaatacttgtctgccaatttgatgatattggctATGGAAGATTTCGATTGTATTATGGGAATCGAACTATTGACAAAGTATAGAGCGACGGTAGATTGTTATCAACGTCTTGTTCAGTTTCGTCTAGAAGGAGACGAGAATTGGTTCTTCTTCAGTGAGGGAGCTCAACCTTCAATGCCAGTAGTCTCTGCTGTAAAGGCACAACGGGCTTTAACGAAAGGAGGAGAAGGATACCTCATTTATGTTGTTGACGTATCGAAGGATGTAATCGACGTGAAGAACATTCCAGTTGTCGATGAATTTCCTGATGTTTTCCCTGATGAAATTCCTGGATTTCCTCCGAAGAGAGAAGTGGAAGCGGAGATAGAGTTGGTACCAGGAACCTCACCTATCTCCAGAGCGCCTTATAGATTGGCACCAacggagatgaaagagttgaaacaACAGTTACAAGATCTTTTCATACAAGGGTACATTAGACCCAGTGTATCTCCTTGGAGAGCATCAGTGTTGTTCGTTAAAAAAAAGGATGGGTCTATGCGACTTTGCATAGATTATCGACAGTTGAACCGCGTAacagtcaagaataaatatccgttaccacggattgatgatttgtttgatcaactgcaagggacttcagtgtactcgaagatcgatttacggtctgggtatcatcaacttcgagttcatcaacgtgatatccataagactgcatttcgaacaaggtatgagcattacgagtttctagtgatgccgtttggtttgacgaatgctccaacagtatttatggatttgatgaaccgagtattccaagagtatcttgacaagtttgtcATTGTCTTTATAGATGACATACTGGCATACTCTCGTAGCCTTAAAGAACATGCGCAACATTTAAGGATTGTGTTACTAACCTTAAGGAATCACcaactgtatgctaagttgaacaagtgcgagttttggctcgacagAGTTGTCTACTTGGGACATGTTATATCAAAAGATGGGATATCAGTGGATCATAGCAAGATCAAAGCAGTGTTGAGTTGGGCACGACCGGAATCGACTCAAGAGATAAGAAGTTTTATAGGTTTGGCAGGTTATTACCAGAGATTCATCTCAGGATTTTCTCAGATTGCCAAACCATTGACACATCTGACGTGTAAGAATGTGCAGCTCGAATGGACACatgattgtgaaaatagtttcaatgaaCTGCGTCAACGTTTGACAACTGCGCCAGTTTTAGCTCTGCCATCTGGATCAGGATGGtatattgtgtacactgatgcaTAATTCAAGGACTTGGGTGTGTTTTAACTCGGAAtggtcatgtgattgcatatgcatccagacagttgaagaagcatgaagagaattatccagttcatgatctcGAATTGGCAgcgattgtgtttgctttgaagatctggcgacattatctctacggagagagatttgagatttttaaagatcacaagagtttgaagtatatcttcactcaagcagagttgaatatgcgccaaagaagatggatgaatttgttaaaatgattatgattgcgaaatcaagtatcatccAGTATTAGCGAATCTTATAGCAGATGCTCTTAATCGCAAGGTGAGATTATCTGCACTTCAGACAAGTTGCATATCAAGTGTAATTTAAGATTGTTGTTCTCTGGGATTTCACTTCTGTCATAACAAAGGAATGGGAGACATTCGAGTAAcgagcattttatctgaaccgaCGTTGTATGCCAAAATCAGAGAAGCTCGGTTTTCTGATCCGAAGGTGAAAAAGTTAGCAAGGTTAGCTAACGGAGACAACACATCTAGTTTTGCGTTCCAAACATATGGAACCTTGTGTCTGTCAGGAAGAATCGTAGTTCCAGAAGATTCCAAATTAAGAGACGAGATTTTATCTCAAGCCCATAGGAGTAAGTTGAATATCCACCATGGAAGCATTAAAATGTGTAAGGATTTGAAGACCAGGTTTTGGTGGAAAGGTATGAAGAAAAGTGTTTACCAGTTTGTAGCCAAGTGTTTGGTTtatcagcaagtgaaagctgaacatcaaCGACCAAGAGAATTACTTCAGAATCTtcctatccctgagtggaagtgAGAGCATGTGATAATGGATTTTATCACCCACTTGCCGTTGTCTTCTAAGAattgtgatgccatttgggttgttGTGGACCGAAtgactaagtcagcacatttcattccgtatagTCGGGAATATAGTTTCGATCGCATGGCAAGACTATACATCCAAGAGATTCTTAAAGATCATGGTGTGCCAACAAGTATAGTCAGTGACAGAGATCGACGCTTTACCTCAAGGTTCTGGGGAAGTTTTCAAAAGCGTTGGGAACGACATTGAGTCTGAGTACTGCCTATCATCCAgagaccgatggtcagtctgagaggactattcagacactcgaggacatgttgcgtGCTTGTGCTTTGGATTTTGGACCAGCATAGCATGATCATCTGCCGCTTGTGAAGTTTGCAAataacaatagctaccacagcagcattggtatggctccgttcgaagcattatatggtagacgttgtcgtactccattgtttttggacgaagtaggagaacgacaagtgcaaggacctgaattagtgcaacaagcgattgaccaagttgaattgattaaaaagAGAATTAAAACAGCAGAAGATCGTCAATCGAGTTACGCGAATACCAAGCGTAGACCTCTACAATTTCAGTCAGGGGAAATAGTTTCCTTAAGGTTTCACCATTCCGCAGGGTGACGAGATTCGGACTCAAGGGAAAATTAACCCCAAGATTCATCAGaccttttgagatcttggaatgtgttggaaattGGCATATCGATTGGCTTTGCGGCCGTATCTGTCCAGcattcataatgtctttcatgtatcgttGCTACGACGGTATGTAGCAGATGAATCGCACGTTCTTGGTCCGACAGATGTTCAACTTGAAGAAGACTTGACTTACGTCGAGCAGCCGCTTTTAATCCTAggtaggaaagagaaaaagctcAGAAACAAGACCATTCCACATGTTATAGTGCAATGGCAACGCAGAGGTACTGCAGAGGCGACTTGGGAGTTAGATAGTCGTATGCACACAGAGTATCCAcatttgttttgatttgtatctttgtaatcatgagttgtattttattcagttgtaTGGTACTTCAATTCtgattttgaggacgaaatctttGTAAGGAAGGGAAGATGTAATAACCTGaatccttattttgaatgaagtacaaattaagagataattaaagagttgttaattaagtattattaaggaTTGATAATTCGGGATCAAGCTGttgggatccaccgaatttaaaATGTACAACCCGATCTACTTCAGATTACATTATCCCGAGAAATCAAACTAGACAAATGAaattctgacacgtggcagataagattgattcggattttctgaactagtccggatgcagtctataaatggaagctgatttcttttgtttcctacaccgcatccttaAGAGAGAGTTCTAGCCTTATACCTTAGTTTTCTAatcagtttctagggcactttggtgttgGGAAGTTTCAGAGCTAGTGTTGACTCGAGGaggggtcggtgaactgagatcgagacatcatcagcgggctgatgacggacgcaggtataatcctaaagccttaaaTAGTGATTTAAGGATCATTAGGAATAACTTTGTAGCATTTTTGGTAATTCAggatctggtttgatagtgatttcgtattgttggtattgtctaagttcagagctttctgtcagattgtttttgtgtggtacgtgatgtactgactgaaaTATCCAaacgtagtatacacacttatatgctgcatatttatctgttgTATGATACAttttttactgctttggcatattgtgcatgacatatcatgctgagcctgatatcttttgagatatacctcgtttgttggggccgctcagccctattctgtattgtggacgatagggcatcgagagctaccgtgtccgacgggacccgcgggctctgatgacctggacattgtaggtcaacgtcttgatgatgagtgtgggagccaaaacatgcctaagacagatcagagactacacactcaggtgcctgtagactgagcatgagattcttgacttgatccttgatatccgagcatattgcatttcgcatgcatcatatacTCGTCCATTcccgtattgggcgattgttgctcacgtccttgttttcatcttgggcaccccattccacggagcaggtcttaggttggacggttcggacgaccaAGGCAATGGCTAGAGCAGTtaggttttcggtggtgatccagtggaggttttaagTCGTTTATCGTTTTCTTGTTCAGAATTAAGTTATAGATATGGTTagattaatgtttaagactgatGTTATTTGTTCTGTTTTCGTTTGGGTCGTAAGATGAtcaagttatttggtttccgctgtttaattgttgttattaagttttaatgttgcattcttattagtctgtttagtagtagCTCGAGTAAGGGCGCTACAATTTCTTATCCTAAAAACCCAAACTCATTTACTTCTAATTCACCTCGAATCATTGTCGAAGCAGAAACCAAATCCTCCACTCTTATTCCCAATTCGTTCAACATTAACCAACAAACTCTCTTGTTCTAACACAATATAGCAGAACccaaaaacatattaaaaaataaggGCTGTTCAACATTGACCTAGAAATATTATCAAGCCAACTAGAGAATATGGTGCTGGCCACTATTGGTTTAGCAGAAGTGTTTGTCATATGCTCAAACTCATGCTATAACAATTCCCCAGGGTGAACAAACAGGAGGCTAAAATGCAAGAGCTGGGCATCAGAAatatttgaggacaaatccagttgattaaatatttacaaaCTTCATTCCGAAATCAAACCAATGGAGTCATTTCAAGTCTTTTAAATGTAAATGAGCTACCTAGACATTTCTTGTTATTTTGGGTAGTTGTAATcttttgataatattattattatttcacagAATGCATGCAGGCTATAAACTAAATCAATGCTGAACTGATATTGCAAATTGCTAATGCATATGAAGCGAAGATGTATGATATCCACGTCTCACCTGTTTTACAAAATAGCCAACGGCATTATTATCAGCATATGTGAGAAAATGAGTGAGATTATCCCCATCACGTGCATGCTGCTTTAAGTGATTCATCAGTCGGGTCCCATAGCCTTTAACTTGTTCATCGGCAGTAATTGCGCAAAAAGCTATCTCCCCAAACCGTTGACTATACATACATTTAAAGTGACAGATACTTATTGGCACAAAAACGCACACATGCACCAGAAGGAACTCATGGTTTAATATATGAGGAATGCATCCTTGGAAATCAGTATTCCTAAATACCTTCTATATATTTCTTATAAAAATgtccacaacattagctttgaATCTTGTACCATAAAGAGTAGCTATGAGAGTATATCTTGATATAGTGATAAGGACAGTCAAGAATATAGTAATGCAGGATTATCAACCTCATAAATGGAAAATTGGAAACTAAAAACTGATATGATTGATTCTAGCATAGTTATAATCAACGTATCAAAAATATGTTTatggttttcaaataaaatagaagCAAATAGTCAAGgttctaaaatttattttaaaaaaaaatcgaaccgCCTAAGCAGTTTGTCACCCGCCTAACGGGTTTTGAGCCACCTAGGCGGCCGATTTTTTCACCATTGTCTAGAGCCACCGATTTTCTAAAAATCGAAGCGGTGTATATTGAAGACATATTACCTGGCATACGGCCTATATGTAATACCACCAACAACCACATTGCGCCGAATGACCATCACGGATTTGTGATTTCTGCAATATGAAGTAGCAAAGACAatgaaaatcaacaaaatacTATGTACCacataaacaaatattttttctgCTATGCTAAaccaaaaaatatcaatatgaAAGGATGGTTCACATGTAAGCTTGTTGATTTACAAGTGGATATGGTAAAGTCAAAACACAAGGCAACACATAATTTTGGGTAGTTAAGTTGTGAGAGTCTACATCCACGAAAAAACTCACAAAGGGTTCATAAGACAAATCAtgatataaagaaataaaagatatatcataatttatcaatgtcaatttgaataaaaaagtaTTCTATAATTTTGAATAAACGAATAACCCCAGAGAGctttgaacatgacttttaacATATAAGCAATCACCAAACAACTATAGTGGACATCACAAAAACAACTACCATAATTGACCCTAACAAGAAATTTGGTCAAGAGGCATCTCAAAAGCAGCTGCAAGGTCTGAAGTAATATTGGAGATACAAGGGGCTTGTTTTACATCCTACAATATGATGTTTATACGCAAATCAATCCTCAATCACAATAAAATACCAACATGGAGGCAGGGACTTAATATCCCAAGTGACACTATCTGGTGCATCTTTCTAGAATGTATTCAATTTAAGATAGGGTGGATGATGACATTAAAACTTTATATGGAACAGTTCAAAATTTAGGAAGGCAAACCTATCCATTAAAAGACGAACAATGTATTCCCTTGGCATATTGGGTAGTTGCCTGGCAAAAATGTTCTTCAATCCTATCAACCTGAAAATTAAAATGCCAAATTGAAATTAAGTTCAGCATTCTTTGGTAAATTATTTTATGCTTGACCAAACTTGATAGAGGTAGCAGAAATTTTTGGTAAAGCATCAGATAGATTGATGGAACGACATATTTAACAAACAAGCTTAAAACGTGCTATTAAGAGAGGGAAAGAGAGATACCAAACCATGTGTTCATCATCACCATCATTTGAAACACATACGAATTTGAGCCTCCCTGCTTCCTCCTGTAAATTTAGCACAAGTACCCTGATTGGCAACATActggaaataaaagaaaaggtaTAGCAATAATTTAAATTCGTAGAGATTACCTCCCTCTTCAAACTCTCCTCCCTTGAACTGTAGGCCCCGCTGGTTTGTATGTTATCCGTAAAAATGCTCTTCACATTATCTTCCTTCACCACAATCCCTGGTACCGAACCATTGGTCCCGGCAACCGCATTGGCTGAACTATTAACATTACTATTATTCCCATTATTAGCAGTCCCGCCATCTCTCCCAACGTCAGTGGGTTCAACTTTAACCGAGTTCTCAGCTTTGAGCTTCGTGTTTCTAACTACTCCAATGTTGGGCCCCGCGGCATTACTGTTTTCCAGCCGAGACGCGGTGAAATTGCGCACGGAGGAATCATCGTATTCCTCATCGGCAATCTCCTCGGACTCTTCATCCGAGTCTGAGTCGGCGCCGCGAGCACTGATGCTCTCCAGGTCATCGTTGGACGTCAGCGCACCGTCACGCGTGTCCGATAAAGACGGCGGGAATGGCGGCGCGTGGTCTTCAGGCGGCAACTTACGCTTGTGAATCGTCGAAGTGGCGGAGGCAGAGGCCGAGTGAGACGGTGACGGAGACTGTGAACTCCTCGAACGGACTGGCGCCGTTAAATGCGATGAATGCCCATCCATTATTCTTGCAAATATTACTATCTAGAAAAGTGACAGAAGATCAGTGAGGAGTACGACTGAAAATCAGTTCATAATGATCTTCTCACATAGACATTGGTCCGTTTAGGGTTTTTGAGAAATTTGGGATATGATTTCCCATATATATTCGTTCACTCGTTCGCTGATTTGATAATACTCGCTCACGTATCGTtcgtgtaattttttttaggatTTGTTTACGATAACAAATACTGACTTTTGAGGTTATTAAATACACTCTTTCAAGAATAATCAACACACACATCTTCAAAAATTATCAACATCTCGGTGAAGTTTGAAGTTCTTAAAAAGCTCTCAAGTATGAGGAATTTAGAAGTCTCTCAAATATTAGGAAGATCGTTCGAATGTTATTTAAGGTGTTCTTCAAACTCAATTCAAGTTGTTGCAGATGCTACATAAGTAAATCACATTCACTAAACCTTATGCGACAGACTCGTTGATAAAATGTTAATAGATATAATTGAGTTCATGATCATTAGTCAAAACTCTCAATTACTCCACCAACTTGAACATCGTAATCATAATATAAtgtaattttgaataaatatatacaataaaacttcaataaATTAACTAGTATCACCGCACATGCGatgtttatataaaataatatagcaTAATTAGTATTATATGTTATATTCATCAcattatttgttataattatgaataaatttaaaagttatgtgaaaaaaatgtataaaaatt contains the following coding sequences:
- the LOC140985756 gene encoding histone acetyltransferase GCN5, giving the protein MDGHSSHLTAPVRSRSSQSPSPSHSASASATSTIHKRKLPPEDHAPPFPPSLSDTRDGALTSNDDLESISARGADSDSDEESEEIADEEYDDSSVRNFTASRLENSNAAGPNIGVVRNTKLKAENSVKVEPTDVGRDGGTANNGNNSNVNSSANAVAGTNGSVPGIVVKEDNVKSIFTDNIQTSGAYSSREESLKREEEAGRLKFVCVSNDGDDEHMVWLIGLKNIFARQLPNMPREYIVRLLMDRNHKSVMVIRRNVVVGGITYRPYASQRFGEIAFCAITADEQVKGYGTRLMNHLKQHARDGDNLTHFLTYADNNAVGYFVKQGFTKEIYLEKERWHGYIKDYDGGILMECKIDPKLPYTDLSTMIRRQRQAIDEKIRELSNCHIVYPGIDFQKKEAGIPMPKKPIKVEDIPGLREAGWSPDEYGHSRFKTVTSSSDAASLQKSLTAFMRSLLKAMCDHPDAWPFKEPVDARDVPDYYDIIKDPMDLKTMSKRVESEQYYVTFEMFVADVKRMFSNARTYNSPETIYYKCSTRLEQHFSNKVQAGLQSGIKIQP